A genomic stretch from Tribolium castaneum strain GA2 chromosome 6, icTriCast1.1, whole genome shotgun sequence includes:
- the Slob gene encoding slowpoke-binding protein isoform X8, producing the protein MACKHYLTNNERYELKTQLGEIGSRTDKHWFTVQDTTLGAERLLTLVPLPSMCPLNPSTTTRDTLLVLFRGLQHPYIHPVLDIEFWDAGAALISPLNPSGSLKDLIYASPWHEDYDKKYNTRGDGLPLRTVQCLGRQILEGLLFLRNRYFPPFYHLHSGNVIIQNGVARIAGLENALLGLLPRAPSAPETLAFGYLLFEMAAGYELPKPPSPAHLQLELERVPKVAEALELIFQTSRTPALEELVCCELFRGVELRELRGASIIQVRSSPEVLELLEVVRNPVPPSPLRRRHFSDELDPWYACKDVVVIIEDRRLEDIIEEDNEDSDANDASDNR; encoded by the exons ATGGCTTGTAAGCACTATCTTACGAACAATGAGCGGTACGAGCTGAAGACGCAGTTGGGGGAGATCGGGTCGAGGACAGACAAGCATtg GTTTACTGTCCAAGACACCACTTTGGGGGCGGAGAGGTTGCTCACGTTAGTGCCCTTACCGTCCATGTGTCCCTTGAACCCTTCCACAACCACGAGAGATACTCTTCTGGTGCTGTTCCGTGGCTTACAACACCCCTACATTCATCCAGTCCTGGACATTGAGTTTTGGGACGCGGGGGCGGCTCTTATCAGTCCTCTGAATCCGTCCGGTAGTTTGAAGGACCTAATCTACGCCAGCCCGTGGCACGAGGACTACGACAAGAAGTACAACACAAGGGGAGACGGATTACCCCTCAGAACG GTCCAGTGTCTGGGCCGCCAGATCCTCGAAGGCCTTCTCTTTCTGCGCAACCGCTACTTCCCGCCCTTCTACCACCTGCACTCCGGCAACGTGATAATCCAGAACGGCGTTGCCCGAATCGCCGGCCTAGAAAACGCCCTTCTGGGGCTCCTCCCTCGGGCGCCCAGCGCCCCCGAAACCCTGGCCTTCGGTTACCTTTTGTTCGAAATGGCAGCCGGGTACGAACTTCCCAAGCCTCCAAGTCCAGCCCACTTGCAGCTCGAGCTGGAGCGAGTCCCCAAAGTGGCCGAAGCCTTGGAGTTGATTTTCCAGACTAGCCGAACTCCCGCATTGGAGGAGTTGGTCTGTTGTGAGTTGTTCCGCGGGGTGGAGTTGCGGGAGTTGCGTGGGGCGAGCATAATTCAAGTGAGGTCGTCGCCGGAGGTTCTGGAGTTGCTGGAGGTGGTGCGGAATCCGGTGCCGCCGTCGCCGTTGAGACG ACGGCACTTTTCCGATGAGTTAGATCCGTGGTATGCATG CAAAGATGTAGTCGTGATAATAGAAGACAGGCGACTAGAAGACATTATAGAAGAAGACAACGAAGATAGTGATGCAAACGACGCCAGTGATAATCGGTAG
- the Slob gene encoding slowpoke-binding protein isoform X2 produces the protein MFNLYQSINKKEEEKEPQVIGHERFYQERTSRSGSRRKKRVPHRSHSASEFSTGALNAANKRAAFRNRCQSSENRSDDGKVTPQRTESFARVFFSRRSSGAPKHEYSALKTEGGNEKFRAEQQIRNGVFMACKHYLTNNERYELKTQLGEIGSRTDKHWFTVQDTTLGAERLLTLVPLPSMCPLNPSTTTRDTLLVLFRGLQHPYIHPVLDIEFWDAGAALISPLNPSGSLKDLIYASPWHEDYDKKYNTRGDGLPLRTVQCLGRQILEGLLFLRNRYFPPFYHLHSGNVIIQNGVARIAGLENALLGLLPRAPSAPETLAFGYLLFEMAAGYELPKPPSPAHLQLELERVPKVAEALELIFQTSRTPALEELVCCELFRGVELRELRGASIIQVRSSPEVLELLEVVRNPVPPSPLRRLPLIKARKKFFRRSKFQIKHFSSVKHGRKTFVKLLIRQSHR, from the exons ATGTTCAACCTTTACCAGAGCATAAATAAGAAAGAGGAGGAGAAAGAGCCTCAAGTGATCGGTCACGAAAGGTTCTACCAGGAGCGAACTTCCCGTTCGGGTTCGCGCCGCAAGAAGCGCGTGCCGCATCGCTCTCACAGCGCTTCGGAGTTTTCCACGGGGGCCTTAAACGCCGCCAACAAACGTGCGGCTTTCCGAAACCGCTGCCAGAGTTCGGAAAATCGCAGCGACGATGGAAAAGTAACTCCCCAAAGAACGGAATCGTTCGCGAGAGTGTTTTTCTCCCGCCG GTCGTCCGGGGCCCCCAAGCACGAATACAGCGCCTTGAAAACCGAGGGAGGGAATGAGAAGTTCCGGGCCGAGCAGCAGATAAGGAATGGGGTTTTTATGGCTTGTAAGCACTATCTTACGAACAATGAGCGGTACGAGCTGAAGACGCAGTTGGGGGAGATCGGGTCGAGGACAGACAAGCATtg GTTTACTGTCCAAGACACCACTTTGGGGGCGGAGAGGTTGCTCACGTTAGTGCCCTTACCGTCCATGTGTCCCTTGAACCCTTCCACAACCACGAGAGATACTCTTCTGGTGCTGTTCCGTGGCTTACAACACCCCTACATTCATCCAGTCCTGGACATTGAGTTTTGGGACGCGGGGGCGGCTCTTATCAGTCCTCTGAATCCGTCCGGTAGTTTGAAGGACCTAATCTACGCCAGCCCGTGGCACGAGGACTACGACAAGAAGTACAACACAAGGGGAGACGGATTACCCCTCAGAACG GTCCAGTGTCTGGGCCGCCAGATCCTCGAAGGCCTTCTCTTTCTGCGCAACCGCTACTTCCCGCCCTTCTACCACCTGCACTCCGGCAACGTGATAATCCAGAACGGCGTTGCCCGAATCGCCGGCCTAGAAAACGCCCTTCTGGGGCTCCTCCCTCGGGCGCCCAGCGCCCCCGAAACCCTGGCCTTCGGTTACCTTTTGTTCGAAATGGCAGCCGGGTACGAACTTCCCAAGCCTCCAAGTCCAGCCCACTTGCAGCTCGAGCTGGAGCGAGTCCCCAAAGTGGCCGAAGCCTTGGAGTTGATTTTCCAGACTAGCCGAACTCCCGCATTGGAGGAGTTGGTCTGTTGTGAGTTGTTCCGCGGGGTGGAGTTGCGGGAGTTGCGTGGGGCGAGCATAATTCAAGTGAGGTCGTCGCCGGAGGTTCTGGAGTTGCTGGAGGTGGTGCGGAATCCGGTGCCGCCGTCGCCGTTGAGACG ATTACCGTTAATTAAAGCACGGAAAAAGTTCTTTAGGAGAAGCAAATTTCAAATCAAACACTTCAGTTCCGTCAAACATGGGCGTAAGACTTTCGTGAAATTGTTAATACGACAATCACACCGATAA
- the Slob gene encoding slowpoke-binding protein isoform X4 encodes MFNLYQSINKKEEEKEPQVIGHERFYQERTSRSGSRRKKRVPHRSHSASEFSTGALNAANKRAAFRNRCQSSENRSDDGKVTPQRTESFARVFFSRRSSGAPKHEYSALKTEGGNEKFRAEQQIRNGVFMACKHYLTNNERYELKTQLGEIGSRTDKHWFTVQDTTLGAERLLTLVPLPSMCPLNPSTTTRDTLLVLFRGLQHPYIHPVLDIEFWDAGAALISPLNPSGSLKDLIYASPWHEDYDKKYNTRGDGLPLRTVQCLGRQILEGLLFLRNRYFPPFYHLHSGNVIIQNGVARIAGLENALLGLLPRAPSAPETLAFGYLLFEMAAGYELPKPPSPAHLQLELERVPKVAEALELIFQTSRTPALEELVCCELFRGVELRELRGASIIQVRSSPEVLELLEVVRNPVPPSPLRRCSRDNRRQATRRHYRRRQRR; translated from the exons ATGTTCAACCTTTACCAGAGCATAAATAAGAAAGAGGAGGAGAAAGAGCCTCAAGTGATCGGTCACGAAAGGTTCTACCAGGAGCGAACTTCCCGTTCGGGTTCGCGCCGCAAGAAGCGCGTGCCGCATCGCTCTCACAGCGCTTCGGAGTTTTCCACGGGGGCCTTAAACGCCGCCAACAAACGTGCGGCTTTCCGAAACCGCTGCCAGAGTTCGGAAAATCGCAGCGACGATGGAAAAGTAACTCCCCAAAGAACGGAATCGTTCGCGAGAGTGTTTTTCTCCCGCCG GTCGTCCGGGGCCCCCAAGCACGAATACAGCGCCTTGAAAACCGAGGGAGGGAATGAGAAGTTCCGGGCCGAGCAGCAGATAAGGAATGGGGTTTTTATGGCTTGTAAGCACTATCTTACGAACAATGAGCGGTACGAGCTGAAGACGCAGTTGGGGGAGATCGGGTCGAGGACAGACAAGCATtg GTTTACTGTCCAAGACACCACTTTGGGGGCGGAGAGGTTGCTCACGTTAGTGCCCTTACCGTCCATGTGTCCCTTGAACCCTTCCACAACCACGAGAGATACTCTTCTGGTGCTGTTCCGTGGCTTACAACACCCCTACATTCATCCAGTCCTGGACATTGAGTTTTGGGACGCGGGGGCGGCTCTTATCAGTCCTCTGAATCCGTCCGGTAGTTTGAAGGACCTAATCTACGCCAGCCCGTGGCACGAGGACTACGACAAGAAGTACAACACAAGGGGAGACGGATTACCCCTCAGAACG GTCCAGTGTCTGGGCCGCCAGATCCTCGAAGGCCTTCTCTTTCTGCGCAACCGCTACTTCCCGCCCTTCTACCACCTGCACTCCGGCAACGTGATAATCCAGAACGGCGTTGCCCGAATCGCCGGCCTAGAAAACGCCCTTCTGGGGCTCCTCCCTCGGGCGCCCAGCGCCCCCGAAACCCTGGCCTTCGGTTACCTTTTGTTCGAAATGGCAGCCGGGTACGAACTTCCCAAGCCTCCAAGTCCAGCCCACTTGCAGCTCGAGCTGGAGCGAGTCCCCAAAGTGGCCGAAGCCTTGGAGTTGATTTTCCAGACTAGCCGAACTCCCGCATTGGAGGAGTTGGTCTGTTGTGAGTTGTTCCGCGGGGTGGAGTTGCGGGAGTTGCGTGGGGCGAGCATAATTCAAGTGAGGTCGTCGCCGGAGGTTCTGGAGTTGCTGGAGGTGGTGCGGAATCCGGTGCCGCCGTCGCCGTTGAGACG ATGTAGTCGTGATAATAGAAGACAGGCGACTAGAAGACATTATAGAAGAAGACAACGAAGATAG
- the Slob gene encoding slowpoke-binding protein isoform X7 — MKVVSRKPQHTSNTHPWVSASLVVLGLGALALAVFWIRKCRSSGAPKHEYSALKTEGGNEKFRAEQQIRNGVFMACKHYLTNNERYELKTQLGEIGSRTDKHWFTVQDTTLGAERLLTLVPLPSMCPLNPSTTTRDTLLVLFRGLQHPYIHPVLDIEFWDAGAALISPLNPSGSLKDLIYASPWHEDYDKKYNTRGDGLPLRTVQCLGRQILEGLLFLRNRYFPPFYHLHSGNVIIQNGVARIAGLENALLGLLPRAPSAPETLAFGYLLFEMAAGYELPKPPSPAHLQLELERVPKVAEALELIFQTSRTPALEELVCCELFRGVELRELRGASIIQVRSSPEVLELLEVVRNPVPPSPLRRRHFSDELDPWYACKDVVVIIEDRRLEDIIEEDNEDSDANDASDNR; from the exons ATGAAAGTGGTGTCCAGGAAGCCGCAGCATACCTCCAACACCCATCCGTGG GTTTCGGCCTCGTTAGTCGTGCTAGGTTTAGGAGCTTTGGCGCTAGCGGTGTTTTGGATTAGGAAATGCAG GTCGTCCGGGGCCCCCAAGCACGAATACAGCGCCTTGAAAACCGAGGGAGGGAATGAGAAGTTCCGGGCCGAGCAGCAGATAAGGAATGGGGTTTTTATGGCTTGTAAGCACTATCTTACGAACAATGAGCGGTACGAGCTGAAGACGCAGTTGGGGGAGATCGGGTCGAGGACAGACAAGCATtg GTTTACTGTCCAAGACACCACTTTGGGGGCGGAGAGGTTGCTCACGTTAGTGCCCTTACCGTCCATGTGTCCCTTGAACCCTTCCACAACCACGAGAGATACTCTTCTGGTGCTGTTCCGTGGCTTACAACACCCCTACATTCATCCAGTCCTGGACATTGAGTTTTGGGACGCGGGGGCGGCTCTTATCAGTCCTCTGAATCCGTCCGGTAGTTTGAAGGACCTAATCTACGCCAGCCCGTGGCACGAGGACTACGACAAGAAGTACAACACAAGGGGAGACGGATTACCCCTCAGAACG GTCCAGTGTCTGGGCCGCCAGATCCTCGAAGGCCTTCTCTTTCTGCGCAACCGCTACTTCCCGCCCTTCTACCACCTGCACTCCGGCAACGTGATAATCCAGAACGGCGTTGCCCGAATCGCCGGCCTAGAAAACGCCCTTCTGGGGCTCCTCCCTCGGGCGCCCAGCGCCCCCGAAACCCTGGCCTTCGGTTACCTTTTGTTCGAAATGGCAGCCGGGTACGAACTTCCCAAGCCTCCAAGTCCAGCCCACTTGCAGCTCGAGCTGGAGCGAGTCCCCAAAGTGGCCGAAGCCTTGGAGTTGATTTTCCAGACTAGCCGAACTCCCGCATTGGAGGAGTTGGTCTGTTGTGAGTTGTTCCGCGGGGTGGAGTTGCGGGAGTTGCGTGGGGCGAGCATAATTCAAGTGAGGTCGTCGCCGGAGGTTCTGGAGTTGCTGGAGGTGGTGCGGAATCCGGTGCCGCCGTCGCCGTTGAGACG ACGGCACTTTTCCGATGAGTTAGATCCGTGGTATGCATG CAAAGATGTAGTCGTGATAATAGAAGACAGGCGACTAGAAGACATTATAGAAGAAGACAACGAAGATAGTGATGCAAACGACGCCAGTGATAATCGGTAG
- the Slob gene encoding slowpoke-binding protein isoform X3, translated as MFNLYQSINKKEEEKEPQVIGHERFYQERTSRSGSRRKKRVPHRSHSASEFSTGALNAANKRAAFRNRCQSSENRSDDGKVTPQRTESFARVFFSRRSSGAPKHEYSALKTEGGNEKFRAEQQIRNGVFMACKHYLTNNERYELKTQLGEIGSRTDKHWFTVQDTTLGAERLLTLVPLPSMCPLNPSTTTRDTLLVLFRGLQHPYIHPVLDIEFWDAGAALISPLNPSGSLKDLIYASPWHEDYDKKYNTRGDGLPLRTVQCLGRQILEGLLFLRNRYFPPFYHLHSGNVIIQNGVARIAGLENALLGLLPRAPSAPETLAFGYLLFEMAAGYELPKPPSPAHLQLELERVPKVAEALELIFQTSRTPALEELVCCELFRGVELRELRGASIIQVRSSPEVLELLEVVRNPVPPSPLRRKDVVVIIEDRRLEDIIEEDNEDSDANDASDNR; from the exons ATGTTCAACCTTTACCAGAGCATAAATAAGAAAGAGGAGGAGAAAGAGCCTCAAGTGATCGGTCACGAAAGGTTCTACCAGGAGCGAACTTCCCGTTCGGGTTCGCGCCGCAAGAAGCGCGTGCCGCATCGCTCTCACAGCGCTTCGGAGTTTTCCACGGGGGCCTTAAACGCCGCCAACAAACGTGCGGCTTTCCGAAACCGCTGCCAGAGTTCGGAAAATCGCAGCGACGATGGAAAAGTAACTCCCCAAAGAACGGAATCGTTCGCGAGAGTGTTTTTCTCCCGCCG GTCGTCCGGGGCCCCCAAGCACGAATACAGCGCCTTGAAAACCGAGGGAGGGAATGAGAAGTTCCGGGCCGAGCAGCAGATAAGGAATGGGGTTTTTATGGCTTGTAAGCACTATCTTACGAACAATGAGCGGTACGAGCTGAAGACGCAGTTGGGGGAGATCGGGTCGAGGACAGACAAGCATtg GTTTACTGTCCAAGACACCACTTTGGGGGCGGAGAGGTTGCTCACGTTAGTGCCCTTACCGTCCATGTGTCCCTTGAACCCTTCCACAACCACGAGAGATACTCTTCTGGTGCTGTTCCGTGGCTTACAACACCCCTACATTCATCCAGTCCTGGACATTGAGTTTTGGGACGCGGGGGCGGCTCTTATCAGTCCTCTGAATCCGTCCGGTAGTTTGAAGGACCTAATCTACGCCAGCCCGTGGCACGAGGACTACGACAAGAAGTACAACACAAGGGGAGACGGATTACCCCTCAGAACG GTCCAGTGTCTGGGCCGCCAGATCCTCGAAGGCCTTCTCTTTCTGCGCAACCGCTACTTCCCGCCCTTCTACCACCTGCACTCCGGCAACGTGATAATCCAGAACGGCGTTGCCCGAATCGCCGGCCTAGAAAACGCCCTTCTGGGGCTCCTCCCTCGGGCGCCCAGCGCCCCCGAAACCCTGGCCTTCGGTTACCTTTTGTTCGAAATGGCAGCCGGGTACGAACTTCCCAAGCCTCCAAGTCCAGCCCACTTGCAGCTCGAGCTGGAGCGAGTCCCCAAAGTGGCCGAAGCCTTGGAGTTGATTTTCCAGACTAGCCGAACTCCCGCATTGGAGGAGTTGGTCTGTTGTGAGTTGTTCCGCGGGGTGGAGTTGCGGGAGTTGCGTGGGGCGAGCATAATTCAAGTGAGGTCGTCGCCGGAGGTTCTGGAGTTGCTGGAGGTGGTGCGGAATCCGGTGCCGCCGTCGCCGTTGAGACG CAAAGATGTAGTCGTGATAATAGAAGACAGGCGACTAGAAGACATTATAGAAGAAGACAACGAAGATAGTGATGCAAACGACGCCAGTGATAATCGGTAG
- the Slob gene encoding slowpoke-binding protein isoform X1, translating to MFNLYQSINKKEEEKEPQVIGHERFYQERTSRSGSRRKKRVPHRSHSASEFSTGALNAANKRAAFRNRCQSSENRSDDGKVTPQRTESFARVFFSRRSSGAPKHEYSALKTEGGNEKFRAEQQIRNGVFMACKHYLTNNERYELKTQLGEIGSRTDKHWFTVQDTTLGAERLLTLVPLPSMCPLNPSTTTRDTLLVLFRGLQHPYIHPVLDIEFWDAGAALISPLNPSGSLKDLIYASPWHEDYDKKYNTRGDGLPLRTVQCLGRQILEGLLFLRNRYFPPFYHLHSGNVIIQNGVARIAGLENALLGLLPRAPSAPETLAFGYLLFEMAAGYELPKPPSPAHLQLELERVPKVAEALELIFQTSRTPALEELVCCELFRGVELRELRGASIIQVRSSPEVLELLEVVRNPVPPSPLRRRHFSDELDPWYACKDVVVIIEDRRLEDIIEEDNEDSDANDASDNR from the exons ATGTTCAACCTTTACCAGAGCATAAATAAGAAAGAGGAGGAGAAAGAGCCTCAAGTGATCGGTCACGAAAGGTTCTACCAGGAGCGAACTTCCCGTTCGGGTTCGCGCCGCAAGAAGCGCGTGCCGCATCGCTCTCACAGCGCTTCGGAGTTTTCCACGGGGGCCTTAAACGCCGCCAACAAACGTGCGGCTTTCCGAAACCGCTGCCAGAGTTCGGAAAATCGCAGCGACGATGGAAAAGTAACTCCCCAAAGAACGGAATCGTTCGCGAGAGTGTTTTTCTCCCGCCG GTCGTCCGGGGCCCCCAAGCACGAATACAGCGCCTTGAAAACCGAGGGAGGGAATGAGAAGTTCCGGGCCGAGCAGCAGATAAGGAATGGGGTTTTTATGGCTTGTAAGCACTATCTTACGAACAATGAGCGGTACGAGCTGAAGACGCAGTTGGGGGAGATCGGGTCGAGGACAGACAAGCATtg GTTTACTGTCCAAGACACCACTTTGGGGGCGGAGAGGTTGCTCACGTTAGTGCCCTTACCGTCCATGTGTCCCTTGAACCCTTCCACAACCACGAGAGATACTCTTCTGGTGCTGTTCCGTGGCTTACAACACCCCTACATTCATCCAGTCCTGGACATTGAGTTTTGGGACGCGGGGGCGGCTCTTATCAGTCCTCTGAATCCGTCCGGTAGTTTGAAGGACCTAATCTACGCCAGCCCGTGGCACGAGGACTACGACAAGAAGTACAACACAAGGGGAGACGGATTACCCCTCAGAACG GTCCAGTGTCTGGGCCGCCAGATCCTCGAAGGCCTTCTCTTTCTGCGCAACCGCTACTTCCCGCCCTTCTACCACCTGCACTCCGGCAACGTGATAATCCAGAACGGCGTTGCCCGAATCGCCGGCCTAGAAAACGCCCTTCTGGGGCTCCTCCCTCGGGCGCCCAGCGCCCCCGAAACCCTGGCCTTCGGTTACCTTTTGTTCGAAATGGCAGCCGGGTACGAACTTCCCAAGCCTCCAAGTCCAGCCCACTTGCAGCTCGAGCTGGAGCGAGTCCCCAAAGTGGCCGAAGCCTTGGAGTTGATTTTCCAGACTAGCCGAACTCCCGCATTGGAGGAGTTGGTCTGTTGTGAGTTGTTCCGCGGGGTGGAGTTGCGGGAGTTGCGTGGGGCGAGCATAATTCAAGTGAGGTCGTCGCCGGAGGTTCTGGAGTTGCTGGAGGTGGTGCGGAATCCGGTGCCGCCGTCGCCGTTGAGACG ACGGCACTTTTCCGATGAGTTAGATCCGTGGTATGCATG CAAAGATGTAGTCGTGATAATAGAAGACAGGCGACTAGAAGACATTATAGAAGAAGACAACGAAGATAGTGATGCAAACGACGCCAGTGATAATCGGTAG
- the Slob gene encoding slowpoke-binding protein isoform X5 produces the protein MFNLYQSINKKEEEKEPQVIGHERFYQERTSRSGSRRKKRVPHRSHSASEFSTGALNAANKRAAFRNRCQSSENRSDDGKVTPQRTESFARVFFSRRSSGAPKHEYSALKTEGGNEKFRAEQQIRNGVFMACKHYLTNNERYELKTQLGEIGSRTDKHWFTVQDTTLGAERLLTLVPLPSMCPLNPSTTTRDTLLVLFRGLQHPYIHPVLDIEFWDAGAALISPLNPSGSLKDLIYASPWHEDYDKKYNTRGDGLPLRTVQCLGRQILEGLLFLRNRYFPPFYHLHSGNVIIQNGVARIAGLENALLGLLPRAPSAPETLAFGYLLFEMAAGYELPKPPSPAHLQLELERVPKVAEALELIFQTSRTPALEELVCCELFRGVELRELRGASIIQVRSSPEVLELLEVVRNPVPPSPLRRRHFSDELDPWYA, from the exons ATGTTCAACCTTTACCAGAGCATAAATAAGAAAGAGGAGGAGAAAGAGCCTCAAGTGATCGGTCACGAAAGGTTCTACCAGGAGCGAACTTCCCGTTCGGGTTCGCGCCGCAAGAAGCGCGTGCCGCATCGCTCTCACAGCGCTTCGGAGTTTTCCACGGGGGCCTTAAACGCCGCCAACAAACGTGCGGCTTTCCGAAACCGCTGCCAGAGTTCGGAAAATCGCAGCGACGATGGAAAAGTAACTCCCCAAAGAACGGAATCGTTCGCGAGAGTGTTTTTCTCCCGCCG GTCGTCCGGGGCCCCCAAGCACGAATACAGCGCCTTGAAAACCGAGGGAGGGAATGAGAAGTTCCGGGCCGAGCAGCAGATAAGGAATGGGGTTTTTATGGCTTGTAAGCACTATCTTACGAACAATGAGCGGTACGAGCTGAAGACGCAGTTGGGGGAGATCGGGTCGAGGACAGACAAGCATtg GTTTACTGTCCAAGACACCACTTTGGGGGCGGAGAGGTTGCTCACGTTAGTGCCCTTACCGTCCATGTGTCCCTTGAACCCTTCCACAACCACGAGAGATACTCTTCTGGTGCTGTTCCGTGGCTTACAACACCCCTACATTCATCCAGTCCTGGACATTGAGTTTTGGGACGCGGGGGCGGCTCTTATCAGTCCTCTGAATCCGTCCGGTAGTTTGAAGGACCTAATCTACGCCAGCCCGTGGCACGAGGACTACGACAAGAAGTACAACACAAGGGGAGACGGATTACCCCTCAGAACG GTCCAGTGTCTGGGCCGCCAGATCCTCGAAGGCCTTCTCTTTCTGCGCAACCGCTACTTCCCGCCCTTCTACCACCTGCACTCCGGCAACGTGATAATCCAGAACGGCGTTGCCCGAATCGCCGGCCTAGAAAACGCCCTTCTGGGGCTCCTCCCTCGGGCGCCCAGCGCCCCCGAAACCCTGGCCTTCGGTTACCTTTTGTTCGAAATGGCAGCCGGGTACGAACTTCCCAAGCCTCCAAGTCCAGCCCACTTGCAGCTCGAGCTGGAGCGAGTCCCCAAAGTGGCCGAAGCCTTGGAGTTGATTTTCCAGACTAGCCGAACTCCCGCATTGGAGGAGTTGGTCTGTTGTGAGTTGTTCCGCGGGGTGGAGTTGCGGGAGTTGCGTGGGGCGAGCATAATTCAAGTGAGGTCGTCGCCGGAGGTTCTGGAGTTGCTGGAGGTGGTGCGGAATCCGGTGCCGCCGTCGCCGTTGAGACG ACGGCACTTTTCCGATGAGTTAGATCCGTGGTATGCATG A